In the Treponema sp. J25 genome, one interval contains:
- a CDS encoding MBL fold metallo-hydrolase — protein sequence MEKIRGAHIPPFHLGIWFLGQNSFIFKDSQSFTVAIDPYLSDYCATRGIVPGPTEKSRKFPPPVLPEELAVDLILLTHSHCDHADPETLKGVAQSFSHAFEASQKQGESPAKNPVAPLPQSKEKKPLHQGGWLRIAGPRLALEVARKAGIPLEQLRLIQVGEEVFFSKKPGILAAAERLRSGNADKGVLVRGTFAIPTDTTDLNHMGFLIRFAGGITLWNTGDTAWSEHLLELGGKDVRETVQRWQKEDSAAGSQEAMQEGKGEQHAALSSAEASHQRPDLMLVCINAGYGNLSHWEAACLAGAAEPRLVIPTHYDLFPHNSLDPRPFKTSLEKRAPHSLCEILEVGRGYLYSKERGLEGLED from the coding sequence ATGGAAAAGATCCGGGGGGCCCATATCCCTCCGTTCCACCTGGGGATTTGGTTTTTAGGGCAGAATTCTTTCATTTTCAAAGACAGCCAGTCCTTTACGGTGGCCATCGATCCTTACCTCAGCGATTACTGTGCAACCAGGGGGATAGTTCCGGGGCCTACCGAAAAAAGCCGGAAATTTCCTCCGCCGGTTTTGCCGGAAGAATTAGCGGTGGATCTCATTCTCCTTACCCATTCCCACTGTGATCACGCAGATCCCGAGACATTGAAAGGGGTGGCCCAGTCCTTTTCTCATGCCTTTGAAGCATCGCAAAAACAAGGGGAGTCACCGGCGAAGAATCCGGTAGCCCCTCTCCCCCAAAGCAAAGAGAAAAAACCACTCCACCAGGGGGGATGGCTCCGTATAGCGGGACCCCGGCTAGCCCTGGAAGTGGCCCGAAAAGCGGGGATCCCCTTAGAACAGCTCCGTCTTATTCAGGTGGGAGAAGAGGTTTTCTTTTCTAAGAAACCGGGCATCCTAGCAGCGGCAGAACGACTCCGTTCCGGCAATGCCGATAAGGGCGTGCTCGTACGGGGGACCTTTGCCATTCCCACCGACACGACCGACCTTAACCACATGGGTTTTCTGATTCGTTTTGCGGGGGGCATTACCCTCTGGAACACGGGAGATACGGCGTGGTCAGAGCACCTTCTGGAACTGGGCGGGAAGGATGTGCGAGAAACGGTGCAGCGATGGCAAAAAGAAGATTCTGCGGCGGGCTCTCAAGAGGCTATGCAAGAAGGGAAAGGGGAACAGCATGCGGCCCTTTCATCAGCAGAAGCTTCTCATCAGCGCCCGGATCTCATGCTGGTGTGCATCAACGCCGGTTATGGCAATCTTTCCCATTGGGAAGCGGCCTGTCTTGCAGGGGCGGCGGAGCCCCGTCTGGTGATCCCAACCCACTATGACCTTTTTCCCCATAACTCCCTGGATCCCCGGCCCTTTAAGACCTCCCTCGAAAAAAGGGCGCCCCATTCCTTGTGCGAGATTCTAGAAGTGGGGCGGGGGTACCTTTACTCAAAAGAGAGGGGACTCGAAGGGTTAGAGGACTGA
- the buk gene encoding butyrate kinase, with translation MTYTILVINPGSTSTKVGVYRNEETIFSATVAHPVSELQQFDTVADQLDFREGAILKVLEDHVIDLNALDCVVARGGLVRPLPHGIYRVNEKMKQDLRTACYGGHASNLGALIADKLATKLGIPAYISDPVVVDELDEVARLTGIKEIKRRSIFHALNQRAVALRYARSKGVRYEDLVLIIAHMGGGVTVGLHRRGRVVDVNNGLDGEGPFAPERAGTIPAGDLVTLCFSGKYTEHEIRKLLTGQGGFVNLAGTNDVRELERRASKGDAEAELLLRAFVYRVAKEIGALAAAAEGKVDAILLTGGIAHDEALMAALTQRVSWIAPVTVYPGEGELEALRDAGLRVLRGEEIPVEY, from the coding sequence ATGACGTATACGATTCTGGTTATTAATCCCGGCTCTACCAGCACAAAGGTAGGGGTGTATCGCAACGAGGAGACCATTTTCAGTGCCACCGTGGCCCATCCTGTTTCTGAACTGCAGCAGTTTGACACCGTGGCGGATCAACTGGATTTTCGGGAAGGCGCCATTCTAAAGGTCCTGGAAGACCATGTGATAGATCTTAACGCCCTTGATTGTGTGGTTGCCCGGGGCGGTCTGGTGCGTCCTTTGCCCCATGGAATATACCGGGTTAATGAAAAAATGAAACAGGATCTCCGTACTGCCTGTTATGGGGGACATGCGTCAAACCTGGGAGCCCTGATTGCGGATAAACTGGCCACAAAGCTGGGAATCCCCGCGTATATCAGTGATCCGGTGGTGGTGGATGAACTGGATGAGGTAGCCCGTCTTACGGGCATAAAAGAGATAAAGCGACGATCTATCTTTCATGCCTTAAACCAGCGGGCGGTGGCCCTCCGGTATGCCCGGTCAAAGGGGGTACGCTACGAGGACCTGGTGTTAATCATCGCCCACATGGGAGGGGGTGTGACGGTGGGGCTCCATCGACGGGGACGGGTGGTCGATGTGAACAACGGGCTTGATGGCGAAGGGCCCTTTGCGCCTGAACGGGCGGGGACCATTCCCGCCGGAGACCTGGTGACCCTCTGTTTTTCAGGGAAATACACCGAGCATGAGATCCGGAAGCTGCTTACTGGTCAGGGGGGCTTTGTCAATCTGGCGGGCACCAACGATGTGCGGGAACTGGAACGGCGAGCCTCTAAGGGAGATGCGGAGGCGGAACTCCTGTTGCGGGCCTTTGTGTACCGGGTGGCGAAAGAAATCGGAGCCCTGGCGGCCGCTGCGGAAGGAAAGGTGGACGCCATTTTGCTTACCGGTGGTATTGCCCATGACGAAGCCCTGATGGCGGCCCTTACCCAGAGGGTTTCCTGGATTGCTCCGGTAACGGTGTATCCCGGTGAAGG